A portion of the Macadamia integrifolia cultivar HAES 741 unplaced genomic scaffold, SCU_Mint_v3 scaffold612, whole genome shotgun sequence genome contains these proteins:
- the LOC122069421 gene encoding polygalacturonase non-catalytic subunit AroGP2-like — translation MMHHIQLLGILIVAYFSSSKAENSFLQYWEEHIGLPQPPNWLAAKVSPLSPHQVAAFMKLIEKNELASHLHSFCMQANVACSTNALVKKITDDTTLPPIAQWNSGKLKYEQLPNDTPLSVFSQGGLPYFRESMVKEEAFMPIPDLRDPMPYKSFLPRSLASQFPFSFARIKELKKFFGVEDESNMDEYIQDTLNICEKSPIRGEQCTCATSGEDLIDFVVRKLGQHVRVWSSESIEGSYENATIGAVKLIYGNLYEPPTLCHSQPFPFQVYYCHVLPKVKIYAVDIHAQKKVNHVIMACHYDTSTWSPNHLAFKLLNFGPGLIEVCHWINENGMVMTRL, via the exons ATGATGCATCACATTCAATTGCTTGGAATTCTGATCGTAGCATACTTTAGT AGTTCTAAAGCTGAAAATTCCTTCTTACAGTACTGGGAAGAGCATATTGGTCTTCCACAACCTCCTAATTGGTTAGCTGCAAAAGTTTCTCCGTTAAGCCCCCATCAGGTGGCAGCGTTTATGAAACTTattgagaaaaatgaattggcTTCCCACCTGCATTCATTTTGTATGCAAGCTAATGTTGCTTGTTCTACAAATGCATTGGTCAAGAAAATAACGGACGATACAACTCTACCACCAATAGCCCAGTGGAATTCTGGAAAACTAAAGTACGAACAACTTCCAAATGACACACCCTTGTCAGTTTTCAGCCAAGGAGGATTGCCTTATTTCCGGGAATCAATGGTGAAAGAGGAAGCTTTCATGCCTATCCCTGATCTGAGGGATCCAATGCCATATAAATCATTCTTACCACGATCTCTAGCATCAcaatttccattttcctttgcACGGATTAAGGAATTGAAAAAGTTTTTTGGTGTAGAAGATGAATCAAACATGGATGAATATATTCAAGACACCCTCAATATAtgtgagaaaagccccattcgTGGTGAGCAATGCACCTGTGCAACTTCCGGCGAGGATCTCATCGATTTTGTTGTCAGAAAGTTAGGGCAACATGTACGTGTATGGAGTAGTGAAAGCATCGAAGGATCTTATGAGAATGCCACAATTGGAGCTGTGAAACTTATTTATGGCAACCTCTATGAACCACCAACCTTATGTCATAGTCAGCCATttccatttcaagtctattATTGCCATGTTTTACCAAAAGTAAAAATATATGCAGTTGATATACATGCTCAAAAGAAAGTGAATCATGTGATCATGGCGTGCCACTATGACACATCTACTTGGAGTCCAAACCATCTTGCTTTCAAGCTATTGAATTTTGGCCCAGGCCTAATTGAAGTCTGTCATTGGATAAACGAGAATGGAATGGTCATGACAAGACTCTAG